One segment of Desulfosudis oleivorans Hxd3 DNA contains the following:
- the radA gene encoding DNA repair protein RadA, with protein MKTVFCCQSCGYQAPKWMGRCPECEGWGTFVEEPADGSASAAKSGRGVKPAEAVALDAIELADERRIHTAIGEFDRVLGGGIVAGSLVLVGGDPGIGKSTLMLQAAQKLSENGCTVLYVSGEESLRQIKMRSRRLCPSLSSSLLAAAETDIERVTALARSAKPDVMVIDSIQTMSSGDFSSAPGSVGQVREATMRLMALAKKTGICVFLIGHVTKDGSIAGPRIMEHMVDTVLYFEGDKNQVFRILRAVKNRFGSTNEIGVFEMRTEGLGEVANPSAVFLSEMPEKTPGSVVTASMEGTRPILVELQALASRTSLGMARRTILGLDANRVALLVAVMEKKLGMELTGYDVFMNVAGGVRVSEPAVDLAVIAAVASSFLDRPIPTGTVVLGEVGLTGEVRAINHIDTRVGEIKKMGFTACLLPQGNLKRMSRDKEIKVTGVGTVAEAMEVLFQ; from the coding sequence ATGAAAACCGTTTTCTGCTGCCAGTCCTGTGGATACCAGGCCCCCAAATGGATGGGTCGCTGCCCGGAGTGTGAAGGATGGGGCACCTTTGTGGAGGAGCCGGCCGACGGCTCGGCGTCGGCTGCAAAAAGCGGCCGGGGGGTCAAGCCGGCGGAAGCCGTGGCCCTGGATGCCATTGAGCTGGCCGATGAAAGACGGATTCACACCGCCATCGGCGAATTTGACCGGGTCCTGGGCGGCGGCATCGTGGCCGGATCCCTGGTGCTGGTGGGCGGGGATCCGGGCATCGGCAAGTCCACCCTGATGCTGCAGGCGGCCCAGAAACTGTCTGAAAACGGGTGCACCGTGCTTTACGTGTCCGGCGAGGAGTCCCTTCGGCAGATCAAGATGCGCAGCCGGCGGCTCTGCCCGTCCCTCTCCTCCTCCCTGCTGGCCGCGGCTGAAACCGACATCGAACGGGTGACGGCGCTGGCCCGGTCGGCCAAACCCGACGTGATGGTGATCGACTCCATTCAGACCATGTCCAGCGGCGATTTTTCGTCGGCCCCGGGCAGCGTGGGCCAGGTGCGGGAGGCCACCATGCGGCTGATGGCCCTGGCCAAGAAGACCGGCATCTGCGTGTTTCTTATCGGCCACGTGACCAAGGACGGCAGCATTGCCGGGCCCCGCATCATGGAGCACATGGTGGACACGGTGCTCTATTTTGAGGGCGACAAGAACCAGGTGTTCCGCATTCTCCGGGCCGTGAAAAACCGGTTCGGCTCCACCAACGAGATCGGCGTGTTTGAGATGCGCACCGAGGGGCTGGGCGAGGTGGCCAACCCGTCGGCGGTGTTTCTGTCGGAAATGCCTGAAAAAACACCGGGGTCCGTGGTAACGGCCAGCATGGAGGGCACCCGGCCCATCCTGGTGGAGCTTCAGGCCCTGGCCAGCCGCACCAGCCTGGGCATGGCCCGCCGCACCATCCTAGGCCTGGACGCCAACCGGGTGGCCCTGCTGGTGGCGGTGATGGAAAAAAAGCTCGGCATGGAGCTGACCGGGTATGACGTGTTTATGAACGTGGCCGGCGGGGTCCGGGTCAGTGAGCCGGCCGTGGACCTGGCCGTGATCGCGGCCGTGGCCTCCAGCTTTCTGGACCGCCCTATCCCAACCGGCACCGTGGTGCTGGGCGAGGTGGGGCTCACCGGCGAGGTGCGGGCCATCAACCATATTGATACCCGGGTGGGAGAGATCAAGAAGATGGGCTTTACCGCCTGCCTGCTGCCCCAGGGCAATCTCAAGCGCATGTCCCGCGACAAAGAGATCAAGGTTACCGGTGTCGGCACCGTGGCCGAGGCTATGGAGGTCTTATTTCAATGA
- a CDS encoding DUF6178 family protein, which yields MTRQPAIIKEKLAAVAAQRQKALSLPAKEAMDLILGSPDAPAIVHSMADQDFYFLVNDIGPEDALELLALGSGSQWEHITDIECWHKDRISGPEMLRWFDLLMRADKNRFVQWMAADKHELLELLLYYTTQASAREHDQEPSEFDESFFTFDDVFYVRFTKRWPQDPDLPETLEADHEKMLYAFLKHLAEIDFIAYRDLLFYTANVLPTEAEEEVFRQRSIRLAEKGLLPFDEAVGIYQPLPQGRKPVKKPARRPAKRSRLPVPVVHHRLLKKTTLFAQALERVDSPAALEELSTEFAALCNSIVVADGARLSAKKELAHVVNKACGYIAIGLFRLAESKETLNPSKAAALMTTHALGDIFRSGYGAAMEIKRTADRWHSTSWCSAKQLPVSFWGEERAGILAGLLIKRPLFFDAQTGLPREFESMEDIDRTRAVLDEIMTIDGLLKKADVDPAPVSGTVLTATNLVLTLWARSVLDLPETVEFIPVNQFGPFLSGLFKKAEGKEDGRIQDDKKESFLQWLSGRTGVEPHDISAQAGHVLERMFAEAEAELGAVAPKDLDPKFVQVFLVS from the coding sequence ATGACCCGTCAACCCGCCATCATCAAGGAAAAACTGGCCGCCGTGGCCGCGCAGCGGCAAAAGGCCCTGTCCCTTCCTGCCAAAGAAGCCATGGACCTGATTCTCGGCTCGCCGGACGCGCCGGCCATTGTCCACTCCATGGCCGACCAGGATTTTTATTTTCTGGTCAACGACATCGGCCCGGAAGATGCCCTTGAGCTGCTGGCTTTGGGGTCGGGCAGCCAGTGGGAACACATCACTGATATCGAGTGCTGGCACAAAGACCGAATCAGCGGGCCGGAAATGCTCCGGTGGTTTGACCTGCTGATGCGGGCCGACAAGAACCGGTTTGTGCAATGGATGGCCGCTGACAAACATGAGCTTCTGGAGCTGCTGCTCTACTACACCACCCAGGCATCGGCCCGGGAGCACGACCAGGAGCCGTCAGAGTTTGACGAGTCCTTTTTCACCTTTGACGATGTCTTTTACGTGCGGTTTACCAAAAGATGGCCCCAGGACCCGGACCTGCCGGAAACCCTTGAGGCGGACCACGAAAAGATGCTCTACGCCTTTCTCAAACACCTGGCTGAAATCGATTTCATCGCCTACAGGGACCTTCTTTTTTATACCGCCAACGTGCTTCCCACGGAGGCCGAGGAGGAGGTCTTTCGGCAGCGCAGCATCCGGCTGGCGGAAAAGGGACTGCTGCCTTTTGATGAAGCCGTCGGCATTTATCAACCCCTGCCGCAAGGCCGCAAACCCGTGAAAAAACCGGCCCGCCGGCCGGCAAAGAGAAGCCGGCTGCCGGTGCCCGTGGTCCACCACCGGCTTTTGAAAAAAACCACCCTGTTTGCCCAGGCCCTGGAGCGGGTGGATTCCCCGGCGGCCCTGGAGGAACTCTCCACCGAATTTGCGGCCCTGTGCAACAGCATCGTGGTGGCTGACGGCGCCCGGCTGAGCGCAAAAAAAGAGCTGGCCCACGTGGTGAACAAGGCGTGCGGCTACATTGCCATCGGCCTTTTTCGGCTGGCGGAAAGCAAGGAGACCCTGAACCCGTCAAAGGCCGCGGCCCTGATGACAACCCACGCCCTGGGCGATATTTTCCGATCCGGTTATGGCGCGGCCATGGAGATCAAGCGAACAGCGGACAGATGGCATTCGACCAGCTGGTGTTCGGCCAAACAGCTGCCCGTGAGTTTCTGGGGAGAAGAGCGCGCCGGAATCCTGGCCGGCCTGCTGATCAAGCGGCCCCTGTTTTTCGATGCGCAAACAGGTCTGCCCCGTGAGTTTGAAAGCATGGAGGACATTGACCGGACCCGGGCTGTGCTGGACGAGATCATGACCATCGACGGGCTTCTGAAAAAGGCAGATGTTGATCCTGCCCCGGTGTCCGGCACTGTATTGACCGCCACCAACCTGGTGCTGACCCTGTGGGCGCGAAGCGTGCTGGACCTGCCCGAGACTGTTGAGTTTATTCCCGTAAACCAGTTTGGCCCTTTTCTTTCCGGGCTTTTCAAAAAGGCTGAGGGCAAAGAAGACGGCCGCATTCAAGACGACAAAAAAGAGTCGTTTCTGCAATGGCTTTCAGGCCGCACCGGCGTGGAGCCTCATGATATATCGGCGCAAGCCGGCCATGTTCTGGAACGAATGTTTGCCGAAGCAGAGGCGGAGCTGGGAGCAGTTGCCCCGAAGGACCTGGACCCGAAGTTTGTCCAGGTATTTCTGGTAAGCTAG
- a CDS encoding DHH family phosphoesterase, which yields MSVSNTERVRLFYSRFSGTDHVLVVINADPDAIGSAMAVKRLLWKKAASVTLSNINVIDRPDNLAMVRLLGVKLVHIDTIDVSRYTRVVMVDSQPDHNERLAGITADVIIDHHPVAVKSTASYADIRPDYGATSTMLIEYLKAARIKPSRKLATGLYLGIKTDTSNFERHATPEDVRAFQYIFRYVNVHLARRIEQAEIKPEFLAYFSKALNRKVMRRKKAFIHLGRVVNPDVCVLVADFFMRVSSVQWSIVSGVYDDRLIVILRNDGIRRDAGQAAKKAFEQMGSAGGHRSMARAEIPIGAVYKEVKKKEEKEIARWVIRKLK from the coding sequence ATGTCTGTTTCCAATACCGAACGGGTTCGTCTTTTTTACAGCCGGTTTTCCGGCACCGACCATGTGCTGGTGGTGATCAACGCCGACCCCGACGCCATCGGCAGCGCCATGGCGGTAAAACGGCTGCTGTGGAAGAAGGCGGCCTCGGTCACCCTTTCCAATATCAATGTCATTGACCGGCCCGACAACCTTGCCATGGTGCGGCTGCTGGGTGTCAAGCTGGTTCATATCGACACCATTGATGTCAGCCGCTATACCCGGGTCGTGATGGTGGATTCCCAGCCGGACCACAACGAACGCCTGGCCGGCATTACCGCCGACGTGATCATCGACCACCATCCCGTGGCGGTCAAAAGCACCGCGTCCTATGCCGATATCCGGCCCGACTACGGCGCCACTTCCACCATGCTGATCGAGTACCTGAAGGCGGCCCGGATTAAACCGTCCCGGAAACTGGCCACCGGCCTCTACCTGGGCATCAAGACCGATACCAGTAATTTTGAGCGGCACGCGACCCCCGAGGATGTTCGCGCCTTTCAATATATTTTCAGGTATGTCAATGTTCACCTGGCCCGGCGGATCGAACAGGCCGAGATCAAACCCGAGTTTCTGGCCTATTTTTCAAAGGCACTGAACCGAAAGGTCATGCGGAGGAAAAAAGCGTTCATTCACCTGGGCCGTGTGGTCAACCCGGATGTGTGCGTGCTGGTGGCCGATTTTTTCATGCGGGTCAGCTCGGTGCAGTGGAGCATCGTGTCCGGCGTGTATGACGACCGGCTGATCGTGATTTTGCGAAACGACGGGATTCGCCGGGACGCCGGCCAGGCGGCCAAAAAGGCATTTGAACAGATGGGCAGTGCCGGGGGCCACAGGAGCATGGCCCGGGCCGAGATTCCTATCGGCGCGGTTTACAAAGAGGTAAAGAAAAAAGAGGAAAAAGAGATCGCACGCTGGGTTATTCGCAAGCTGAAATAA
- a CDS encoding nitroreductase family protein, protein MTTTQPTTIEDLVRKNRTCRRFYENQPVDRDTLCQLINLARLSASAANRQPLKYILSWEKKKNQVIFPCLAWAGYLTEWKGPRAGERPAAYIIITGDTTITDNFWCDHGIAAQSILLGAREMGLAGCMIGAFNEKKLRTGLAIPDHLALLLVIALGKPKEQVVIEEVGPDNDIRYWRDRSGIHHVPKRKLEDIILP, encoded by the coding sequence ATGACGACGACACAGCCAACAACGATTGAAGACCTGGTCCGTAAAAACAGGACCTGCCGGCGGTTTTACGAAAACCAGCCGGTAGATAGAGATACCCTCTGCCAGCTGATCAACCTGGCCCGGCTGTCCGCGTCGGCGGCCAACCGCCAGCCCCTCAAGTACATTCTCTCCTGGGAAAAAAAGAAAAACCAGGTGATTTTTCCCTGCCTGGCCTGGGCCGGGTACCTGACCGAGTGGAAAGGTCCCAGGGCCGGAGAACGGCCTGCCGCCTACATTATTATTACCGGCGATACCACCATCACGGACAACTTCTGGTGCGACCACGGCATCGCGGCCCAGAGCATTCTGCTGGGGGCCCGGGAGATGGGGCTGGCCGGCTGCATGATCGGCGCCTTTAACGAAAAAAAATTAAGAACCGGCCTCGCCATTCCCGATCACCTGGCCCTGCTGCTGGTGATCGCCCTGGGTAAACCCAAGGAGCAGGTGGTCATTGAGGAGGTCGGACCGGACAACGACATCCGTTACTGGCGGGACAGGTCCGGGATACACCATGTGCCCAAACGGAAACTGGAGGATATTATCCTTCCATAA
- a CDS encoding XTP/dITP diphosphatase, with the protein MNPQRTLVIATRNKGKTKEIRDLLAGRNVEIKNLDDFGPIPEIEEDGATFDDNAYKKASFAARILGFTALADDSGLVVEALDGAPGVHSARYAGPDATDADRCEKLLSEMAGQTNRKAAFECVISIAVPMGAALTYEGRCQGEITEKPMGDNGFGYDPVFYYPPLKKTFAQLTTEEKNRVSHRGKALQEVAAEFDKILIWIDQNMPIFEKTACLSHDDDTANND; encoded by the coding sequence GTGAATCCACAACGAACCCTGGTGATCGCCACCCGTAACAAGGGAAAAACAAAGGAGATTCGAGACCTTCTGGCCGGCCGGAACGTGGAGATCAAAAACCTCGACGATTTTGGCCCCATTCCGGAAATCGAAGAAGACGGCGCCACCTTTGACGATAACGCCTACAAAAAAGCGAGTTTTGCCGCCCGAATCCTGGGATTTACCGCTCTGGCCGACGATTCCGGCCTGGTGGTGGAGGCCCTGGACGGCGCCCCGGGCGTGCATTCGGCCCGGTACGCAGGTCCCGATGCCACCGACGCCGATCGCTGCGAAAAACTGCTTTCCGAAATGGCCGGCCAGACCAACCGAAAAGCCGCCTTTGAGTGCGTGATCTCCATTGCCGTGCCCATGGGAGCTGCCCTTACCTACGAAGGCCGGTGCCAGGGGGAGATCACCGAAAAGCCAATGGGCGACAACGGGTTCGGCTACGACCCGGTCTTTTACTACCCCCCTTTGAAAAAAACCTTTGCTCAGCTTACCACCGAAGAGAAGAACCGGGTGAGCCACCGGGGCAAAGCCCTTCAGGAAGTGGCCGCCGAGTTCGATAAAATACTGATCTGGATCGACCAGAACATGCCGATCTTTGAAAAGACAGCCTGCCTCAGCCATGACGACGACACAGCCAACAACGATTGA
- a CDS encoding phosphoenolpyruvate carboxykinase (GTP) → MAEIDIAQKIGGIDSVDAARKVFEKKMDKESLAKIDKIKTEKALIKIANAIVMGDPDAVFVNTGSAEDKQWIRDHALEKGEEKKLPMDGHTIHYDLKEEQGRIVDRTYYIADPEEDISSLAQKMLRNDAVGVVKTHMTGIMRGKTLIVGFYSRGPVGAPASNPAIEASTSAYVLHSAEILYRNFFADFDREVAAGGHFFTNIHSEGKNRPEDLPNARVLMDRKDRTTYSFNCTYAGNTLLLKKGNHRFAVDKAVYEHRGEQLAEHMFITGMQGPGNRQTWCVGAAPSGCGKTTTAMAGNFFVGDDLAQMWIAEDGSIRSINPECGIFGIVEDVNMEGDPLLMTNLRNPGAEVIWTNVLIDDNGVPHWTGHGEPMPDHGMNFQGKWEKGMTDEKGKPIPPSHPNARCTISSTALANYSNRAEDPAGVETRVVTYSGRDSDTMPPVWVARNSDNGVVIGACIVSAATATEVGASGVKRAPWANAPFIPGALGDYMAAQFEFFASPKIAADKRPVMAGLNYFLTDEARGGTTKKLLGEKKDVKVWLSWLERMAHNDVSFIETPIGNLPKYEDLRQLFSDLIDKPYPYELYEKQFSLYIDNIIARIDLQTAAYKKDERIPEKLFTILAEQKKGLEALKAKFGPIVTPKQLEEK, encoded by the coding sequence ATGGCAGAAATCGATATCGCCCAAAAAATCGGAGGCATCGACTCGGTTGACGCGGCCCGCAAGGTGTTTGAAAAGAAGATGGACAAGGAGAGCCTTGCCAAGATCGACAAAATCAAAACGGAAAAGGCGCTGATCAAGATCGCCAATGCCATTGTGATGGGCGATCCGGACGCGGTTTTCGTCAACACCGGCTCCGCTGAAGACAAGCAGTGGATACGGGATCATGCCCTTGAAAAAGGCGAAGAAAAAAAGCTGCCCATGGACGGCCACACCATTCACTACGACCTTAAAGAGGAACAGGGCCGTATCGTGGACCGGACCTACTATATTGCCGACCCGGAAGAAGATATCAGCTCCCTGGCCCAGAAAATGTTGCGAAACGACGCCGTGGGCGTGGTGAAAACTCACATGACCGGCATCATGCGGGGAAAAACCCTGATCGTGGGATTCTACTCCCGGGGTCCGGTGGGCGCGCCCGCCTCCAACCCGGCCATTGAGGCCTCCACATCGGCCTACGTACTTCACAGCGCCGAGATTCTCTACAGAAACTTCTTTGCCGATTTTGACAGGGAGGTGGCGGCCGGAGGCCACTTTTTCACCAACATTCACAGCGAAGGCAAAAACCGGCCCGAGGACCTGCCCAACGCCCGGGTGCTGATGGACAGAAAAGACCGCACCACCTACAGCTTCAACTGCACCTATGCCGGCAACACCCTGCTGTTGAAAAAGGGAAATCACCGGTTTGCCGTGGACAAGGCCGTGTATGAACACCGGGGCGAGCAGTTGGCCGAGCACATGTTTATCACCGGCATGCAGGGACCCGGCAACCGGCAGACCTGGTGCGTGGGCGCGGCCCCCAGCGGCTGCGGCAAAACCACCACAGCCATGGCCGGCAATTTTTTCGTGGGCGATGACCTGGCTCAGATGTGGATTGCCGAAGACGGCTCCATTCGTTCCATCAACCCGGAGTGCGGCATATTCGGCATTGTTGAAGATGTGAACATGGAGGGCGACCCCCTGCTCATGACCAACCTGCGCAACCCCGGCGCCGAGGTGATCTGGACCAACGTGCTGATTGATGACAACGGGGTGCCCCACTGGACCGGCCACGGCGAGCCCATGCCGGACCATGGCATGAACTTTCAGGGAAAATGGGAAAAGGGCATGACCGACGAAAAGGGCAAGCCTATTCCGCCTTCCCATCCCAATGCCCGGTGTACCATCTCCTCCACGGCATTGGCCAACTATTCAAACAGGGCCGAGGATCCGGCCGGCGTGGAGACCCGGGTTGTGACTTACAGCGGCCGGGATTCGGACACCATGCCCCCGGTGTGGGTGGCCCGAAATTCCGACAACGGCGTGGTGATCGGGGCCTGCATCGTGTCCGCGGCCACGGCCACGGAAGTGGGGGCTTCAGGCGTCAAACGGGCACCCTGGGCCAACGCGCCTTTTATTCCGGGCGCGCTGGGAGACTACATGGCGGCCCAGTTCGAGTTTTTCGCAAGCCCAAAAATCGCGGCCGACAAGCGACCGGTCATGGCGGGGTTGAACTATTTTCTCACCGACGAAGCCCGGGGCGGAACAACCAAAAAGCTGCTGGGCGAAAAAAAGGATGTCAAGGTGTGGCTCTCCTGGCTGGAGCGGATGGCCCACAACGATGTGTCTTTTATCGAAACCCCCATCGGCAACCTGCCGAAATACGAGGATCTCAGGCAGCTCTTCTCCGACCTGATCGACAAGCCCTATCCCTATGAGCTGTATGAAAAGCAGTTCTCCCTCTATATCGACAACATCATCGCCCGAATCGACCTCCAGACCGCCGCCTACAAAAAGGACGAGCGGATTCCGGAAAAGCTCTTCACCATTCTGGCGGAACAGAAAAAGGGGCTGGAGGCGTTGAAGGCCAAATTCGGTCCCATTGTCACACCCAAACAGCTGGAAGAAAAATAG
- a CDS encoding MFS transporter, giving the protein MNKNRRNSVLSSPYVWTFTTYFAEGFPYTVIRTLSSLFLRDMNVRLESIGLTSLFGLPWILKFLWGPQVDRFSTKRTWMLTCQFLLVGMMLLTAAFAPFSWGVSAIVLLFFAGSFIAATHDTAIDGFYMEALDSEGQAKFVGYRVMAYRIAMMTGTGVVATIGTTLGWPLAFACAALMMGLVFVYHFFFLIRVEQQGRPANELVKSALRLKNLALVTGAALLVLGLRAFLASRPYALIREQYPVLQKISFPHWVGLFLLLSLISLLVLRKRIWARIAGKPDTFYARAFITFTDREKIGTIFAVIILMRTGEFLLTAMVSPFFVDVGIKVHYGWLSSVVGLPLSIAGALVGGFCISTFSLKKVIWPFLLLQNLTNLVYMVLALHLAPFVAINTGAAVAQPVGALNLFWVAVVHGFDQFSGGLGTAVLMTFLMRICAKEFKAAHYAIGTGLMNVSGLFAGILSGFLAGWLGYGYFFGISFLLSVPGMIAVLFLPADIYVEPSKPAPKN; this is encoded by the coding sequence GTGAATAAAAATCGACGAAACTCCGTCCTCTCCTCTCCCTATGTCTGGACCTTTACCACCTATTTTGCCGAAGGCTTTCCCTATACCGTCATCCGCACGCTCTCCTCGCTTTTCTTAAGAGACATGAATGTCCGGCTGGAGTCCATCGGCCTGACCTCCCTGTTCGGCCTGCCCTGGATTTTAAAATTCCTGTGGGGACCCCAGGTGGACCGGTTTTCCACCAAGCGGACCTGGATGCTGACCTGCCAGTTCCTCCTGGTGGGAATGATGCTGCTGACAGCCGCCTTTGCCCCGTTCTCCTGGGGCGTTTCCGCCATTGTCCTGCTCTTTTTTGCCGGGTCTTTTATTGCCGCCACCCACGACACCGCCATTGACGGCTTTTACATGGAGGCCCTGGACAGTGAGGGCCAGGCAAAATTTGTGGGCTACCGGGTCATGGCCTACCGCATCGCCATGATGACCGGCACCGGCGTGGTGGCCACCATCGGCACCACCTTGGGCTGGCCCCTGGCCTTTGCCTGTGCGGCCCTGATGATGGGACTGGTGTTTGTGTACCACTTTTTTTTCCTGATTCGGGTGGAGCAGCAGGGCCGGCCGGCCAATGAGCTGGTAAAATCCGCCCTTCGGTTGAAAAACCTTGCCCTTGTGACCGGCGCCGCCCTTCTGGTCCTGGGCCTGCGGGCTTTTCTGGCCTCCCGGCCCTATGCCCTGATCAGGGAGCAATACCCGGTGCTGCAGAAAATCAGTTTTCCCCACTGGGTGGGCCTCTTTCTGCTGCTGTCCCTGATCAGCCTGCTGGTGCTGCGAAAACGGATCTGGGCCCGCATTGCCGGCAAACCGGACACCTTTTACGCCAGGGCTTTTATCACCTTTACCGACAGGGAAAAGATCGGCACCATTTTCGCTGTTATCATCCTGATGCGCACCGGCGAATTTCTGCTCACGGCCATGGTCTCTCCCTTTTTCGTGGACGTTGGCATCAAGGTCCATTACGGGTGGCTCTCGTCGGTGGTGGGCCTGCCCCTCTCCATTGCCGGGGCTCTGGTGGGAGGGTTTTGCATCTCCACCTTTTCGCTGAAAAAAGTGATCTGGCCCTTTTTGCTGCTGCAGAACCTCACCAACCTGGTTTACATGGTGCTGGCCTTACACCTTGCCCCGTTTGTGGCCATCAACACCGGCGCGGCCGTGGCCCAGCCTGTTGGCGCGCTTAACCTCTTCTGGGTGGCCGTGGTGCACGGGTTTGACCAGTTTTCCGGAGGCCTGGGCACGGCCGTGCTCATGACCTTTCTGATGCGCATCTGCGCAAAAGAGTTCAAGGCGGCCCATTACGCCATCGGTACCGGGCTGATGAATGTTTCCGGCCTGTTTGCCGGCATTCTCAGCGGGTTTCTGGCCGGGTGGCTGGGGTATGGATATTTTTTCGGCATCAGCTTTCTTTTATCCGTGCCTGGCATGATCGCCGTCCTGTTTCTGCCCGCCGATATTTACGTTGAACCCTCGAAACCGGCACCGAAAAATTGA
- a CDS encoding SAM-dependent methyltransferase, translated as MKRDPTKGRKTPDHYARKAKTEHYPARSVYKLQEIQKKHNVLKPGNAVLDLGCFPGSWMMFAAETVGRGGKVTGIDLKKVATHMPAQATSLQEDIYEIDREALAGTLGPLDVVLSDMAPDTMGNKFTDAARSFHLAAAALDLALFLLKPGGHFVCKVFQGEDFQNFVNMVKAEFERHKVFKPETCRKDSKETYVIGFSKKESTHVGS; from the coding sequence ATGAAGCGAGACCCCACCAAAGGGCGCAAAACCCCGGATCACTACGCGCGCAAGGCCAAAACCGAGCACTACCCGGCCCGGTCGGTATACAAGCTTCAGGAAATTCAGAAGAAACACAATGTGTTGAAGCCGGGAAACGCCGTGCTGGACCTGGGCTGTTTTCCGGGATCGTGGATGATGTTTGCCGCCGAGACGGTGGGCAGAGGCGGAAAGGTGACCGGCATTGATCTTAAAAAAGTCGCAACACACATGCCGGCCCAGGCGACCTCGTTACAGGAAGATATTTATGAAATCGACAGGGAGGCCCTGGCCGGGACCCTGGGCCCCCTGGACGTGGTGCTCAGTGATATGGCGCCGGACACCATGGGCAACAAGTTCACCGACGCGGCCCGCTCCTTTCACCTTGCAGCGGCGGCCCTGGACCTGGCCCTGTTCCTGCTGAAGCCGGGAGGCCACTTTGTGTGCAAGGTGTTTCAGGGAGAAGATTTTCAAAATTTTGTAAATATGGTAAAAGCAGAGTTCGAACGGCACAAGGTGTTCAAGCCGGAGACCTGCCGCAAAGACAGCAAAGAAACATATGTCATAGGGTTTTCAAAAAAGGAGAGTACACATGTCGGGTCATAA
- a CDS encoding YebC/PmpR family DNA-binding transcriptional regulator codes for MSGHNKWSSIKHKKGAADAKRGKVFTKLIKEITLAARTGGGDPDGNPRLRTAIAAAKDENMPKDNIERAIKKGTGDLEGVNYEENTYEGYGPGGAAVLVESLTDNKNRAVSEIRHIFSKHNGNMGENGCVAWMFDKKGYIEVEKSAAEEDHLMEVAIEAGAEDVRESDDTFEVITEVEDLETVRQALDGASIQYAFAEITMLPQTMVDLDDKTSEQMIRLLDALDDCEDVQKVYTNASLSDSVGEA; via the coding sequence ATGTCGGGTCATAATAAATGGTCTTCCATCAAGCACAAAAAGGGCGCTGCGGACGCCAAGCGCGGAAAGGTCTTCACCAAGCTGATCAAGGAGATTACCCTGGCCGCGCGCACGGGCGGTGGCGACCCTGACGGTAACCCCCGGCTGCGAACGGCCATTGCCGCGGCAAAAGACGAAAACATGCCCAAGGACAACATCGAGCGGGCCATTAAAAAAGGCACCGGCGACCTGGAAGGTGTCAACTACGAGGAGAACACTTACGAGGGCTACGGTCCGGGCGGGGCCGCCGTGCTGGTGGAGTCCCTGACCGACAACAAGAACCGGGCCGTCAGCGAGATCCGTCACATCTTCAGCAAGCACAACGGCAACATGGGTGAAAACGGGTGCGTGGCCTGGATGTTTGATAAAAAGGGATATATCGAGGTGGAAAAAAGCGCGGCCGAGGAGGACCACCTCATGGAAGTGGCCATCGAGGCCGGGGCCGAGGATGTGCGGGAGTCCGACGACACCTTTGAGGTGATCACCGAGGTGGAAGACCTGGAAACGGTGCGCCAGGCACTTGACGGCGCGTCGATCCAATACGCCTTTGCCGAGATCACCATGCTGCCCCAGACCATGGTGGACCTGGACGACAAAACATCCGAGCAGATGATCCGGTTGCTGGATGCCCTGGACGACTGCGAAGACGTGCAGAAGGTTTACACCAACGCCAGCCTGTCAGACAGCGTGGGCGAGGCGTAA